The genomic stretch TTTTATTTGATATGTCGTGGTTTGTAAGCTTGAGAGGTATTGGTGTAAGCCTCCAGCTTGGCGTTATGGCCACAGGGATTGCTTATTTTCTATTTGCCAAAGGGCTTGCACACGTTTCATCTTCAACCGCAGTTACTCTAGCGTTAGCAGAGCCGCTAACTGCAACGATGCTTGGCGTTTTAGTTGTAGGAGAAAAGCTGACGATGGCGTCTTGGAGCGGAATTAGCTTGTTGTTAATAGGAATTGGCATCCTGATTTGGTCAACACGTGATGTAAGCAGAAAATCTGAAATGGTCACAATCGAAAAATAATAAAAAGGTGGTTCAAGCTAAATGGCAAACATTGAAGACTTTTTAAAATTAGATTTACGCGTTGGTACAATTCTTGACGCCAAACCGTTTCCAGAGGCCAAAAAGCCGGCGATTAAGCTTGAAGTTGATTTTGGAGAAGAGATCGGAGTGAAGCAGTCATCTGCGCAAATTACGCATCGCTATAAGCCAACTGAGCTTCTGAATCGTCAGGTCGTCGCGGTTGTAAACTTTCCGCCAATGCGAATTGCAGGATTTAAATCAGAAGTGCTCGTTTTAGGTGGCGTTCCAGGAGAAGGAGACGTGGTGCTGCTACAGCCGGATGAAAAGTTGCCAAATGGAACGAAGATTTCATGAATAAGAAAAGACAAGCTGAAGGTAGCTTGTCTTTTTACAGCTTTCTTTTATGGCTTAACGAGCTGCATCAATAGCGGTCGCTCATATAGATTTGAATCAATTATGTCAAAGCCGACGAAGTCTTGATAATCAGCGTCTGCAAAGCAAAATTTAATTCCGTTAAAAACAAATGTTGCATGAACCTCTTGAGATGATAGGCAAAATGAGAACATCTCATCATGCATTGTATAGATATGCTCAGCACCAGAAAGTGGCGCTATCTTCTCTGCAAGCATTCCAAAAAGCTCAATGCCAACAATTCGGCCCTCACTATCAATATCAAGCAGTAAACTAGGATTTACTTCTAATTCTTCCGTTTCTTGAATTTGATAAGAAGCCGAAGCGGGGAAGAGATAAAGGTAAGCTAACTTTGCGTCAGTATCATATGTAATTCTAGCGTCCATGTCTATTTCTCCCATCTATTCTCTGTGTTTATTATTGGTATAAAGATCGGCTGATGAAACTCACTCAACAAATTGATGATATGGATAATACGTCTTGCCTTTCAGCTCAATTTTAGGAGCATCTGGGTATTTATTTAGTAGCTCCTGCATTTCTTCTTCCGTTAAGCTAAAGTGATAGTGAAGATCACGCTCCTTAATTAAATAAAGGTAGGTTGTTTTCTCTTTTGGTTTACCAAAATTTTTCAAACCATCTCCAATAAAGTAACCAAGAGCAGCTAGTCCTATTGCAAACCAAAAAAAGCTGATATCCATGATTTTTAACCTCCTAAAAATTTATCGACACTTTCTGTACTCTGAATATAATCCAGTTTAATATAAACGGCCTCTTTTTGTATGTTTCTTTTTTCTATCTACCTTTTTCTTTGTAAGTCCACAAGTGGTATAGTATCCAAAATAAGAGGGGAACGAGCATAACATACTGAAGTTGACTCAATGGCAAATAAAATAATAGAAGAGCTCCAATTAGTAAAAAGGTGGGTACAAGGATAGCATACTTCTTCCAGTTCATTTTCTCATCCTCTCAGCTATCATTATTAAAAATCTTTTATCAATAGAAGTAGTCCAATGGTGTATAAACAACCGCTAATTAGCCATTTTACGCTTAGCGGAAGTTTTACGTTTTCAAACTTCACGGCAATGTAATAAATCATGAGGACTCCTGTGAGGTAGACCCAATTTATTTTCCATTGGTCAGGGAGCAGATTAAAACTAATCCAGCCAATCCCTAAACCAAACACGTCTCGGAGGTAAGGCGACGTTCTCTTAATTTTATATGTTTCTTTTCGTTTAGGTACATGACTCTCTTTCATATGTTTCTCCTACCTTTTCTCGACCTTAAAATACATATAGGCAAAGAATAAAAATAAACACAGAGTAGTAGGGAAAATTATATATGAATCAACTACTGCACTGATGATAGGCTGTAAAAAAATGTTATACAATATATAGATTATGCCTGTAAAAGCAATAAGCAATTGGTAAGTTATTTTACGACTGAACACGTATAAGACCACCTTTACATATCTTTAATACAACACTATTATAACATTAAATACCTTTTATATTAAAATATGGTAATATTATTTTCGTGAAAAGGAGGAAGAATGATGTATTCACCACAAGAAGCTTTGCTTTCTAGTTCCATCTATTTTATGTTCATGGCTTTTTCATTTATTATTAGTTTTTTAATAGGCAGATATATAATCTTAAGAACAAATCGAACAATAGGAGAAGCTCAGGGAGTGTCTTTATTTAGCCATTTTTTATTGTTTTTAATGAACGTGGGAGCCTGGTGGTTTCCACATGCTTTTTATAGCTTGCTGATTTTTGAATTCTTCTTTACTACCTTTATCAGTATCGTAGTTTTTATTGTCAGTGAGTTAGTTCTTTATATTTGGCTAAAAACGATTTATAGAAAGGTCATACATAAAGGAGAAGCTTTTAAAAAATGACTTTTCAAACGTATTAAAACATATATAATAGCTAAGAAAATAGTAAATTAAAAAGGAACGAAACGATGATTGAGATATTTTGGTATATTTATTTAGGGATTTTAGGAACTGCGCTAGTTGGCTTTTTAATTCAAGGAAAAAAGACTGTTGCGTACGTAACCGATTTTCTTATTTCAATTGTGACATGGCTTGGGCTGTTTGGATATGTCACAGGAACTGATTTATTCACGCCTCTTATTTGGAAGATGGTTTTCGTTGGAGGGTTGACTTGGGACATTACGTTTACCTTCGTTAAAGGTATAAAGCACGAGGAACTTGAAGAGTTATCCACTCCTGTACAAGCAGCACTATTTATTGGAACAGGAATTATCACGATAGGTCCGCTTTACTACGGATTGTTTCAGTATGCCTTTTAAAACGCAGAGTAAGAGAAAAAAGAGTTGAGGTTCATTTCAACTCTTTTTTTATTGCTATAAAAGCTCTTTTTCCTCTAGATATTCTTTCAATACGCGAAGTCCAACTTGCAGCTCTTCCAGCGAATTAGTGGAAGAAAGAGCGACGCGCAGGTATTTATTAGGCGTAGTCTGTCCACTTAAGAAACGATCGGAGTGATAAATACGAATTCCACGCTCGTGAAGATCTGCTTCAAGCTGAAGTGCATTATGATAAGGGTTAATTGACAGCCAGCGGAAAAAGCTCAGCGGATGCTCGTAGTGTTTGCGAGCTGGAAAGTATTCAAAATAAAGATCGTTGGCTTCTTGAACAAGCTGTTTTTTCTTCGAGATAATGTCATGAGCTTTTCCAGATAAGATAAGCTCCGTCACGATTTCAGCGTTTAAGGATGACGTTTTGACGTTGATATTAAAAATAGCGCGCAAAATCTTCTCTTTAAAACGCTCACCGTATACCATATAAGCAACGCGAAGGCCTGAGTAAAGCGCTTTTGAAGTGCTGCAGATGTACACGGTTTGTTCAGGAAGTAAGTTAAACATGGGCTGTTTATAATCGGTGACTACTCCTGCTGTGAAAAAAGCGTAGATATCATCTTCAATGATAATTAAATCATGTTTTTTGATAACGGATGCCAGTGCTTTTTTACGATGGTCTGTCATCATCACGGTCGTTGGGTTACAGCACGAAGGCATGAGAAATACGCCGTGAATAGAGGTGTGGCTACATTGTTTTTCAAGTTCTGCTGGAGACATTCCGCATTCATCACCAGCAATAGGAACAAGCTGAATATGATACATCTTGGCAATTTCAATAAAGTTTGAGTACGTATATAAATCCGTAGCTATTTTTTGACCAGGCTCAAACAAGGCGGTTAAGCTGATGGCCAGCGCATTTTGAGCGCCAGATACGATGGAAACCTGTTCGGGGGAAGCGTTCACGCCGAGGTTTTCCATCCAGTTCACGGCGGCCATCTTCTGATGGGGAATTCCAGTAGGATCGTTGTAGTTTAAAAGCTGGTCGAAGTAGCGCTTTTCCATTACGGTTGAGAGCACTTCCTTTAAATAAGGGCTCGTTCGTTCAAATGAAGCTACAAATCCAAGATCAATGTTGCACGTGAGCCTATCTGCTGAAATCGTAATAGAGCGAGTGGCGTTTGGAGAAATGAACGTACCGCTTCCCGTTACGGCATAAATCAGGCCTTTCATTTCACAAATTTTATAAGCTCTTGTAATCGTTGTGAAGTTTAGATCAAGAAAATCAGCTAGCTCACGCTGTGGAGGTAGCTTTGTTCCTGGAGCTAAAAAGCCGTTGGTGATATCTTCTTCGAGTAAGTGAGCTAAGGATTGGTAGTAAGGACGCTTTAACGACGAGCGATCAGGCTTCCATGACATGGGATAATGTTCAAATGAGTTTACAGGCATGACGCCACCTCCAGTTCAGACGTTTGGTAATTCTTATTTTAGTATAGCCCAAACCATCGTGCCGGAGAGAATTGTAATCCATACAATTCTTTTATTTTTTGTATGGATTGGGTGTGTTAAAACTAAAATAAGTTACTCAAGCAAGGATGTGAAATCAATGAGCCATCAAGAAAAAATACGCGCACTTCGCGCAGCATTCCCGCACACTCTGCCGATTTTTGCAGGCTTTTTGTTTTTAGGAGGGGCGTACGGCATCTATATGAACTCCCTAGGGTTTCATCCCATATATCCAATTCTCATGAGTTTATTTATCTTCGCAGGATCAATGGAGTTTGTTGCAGGGGGGCTGTTGCTGGCGACGTTTAATCCAGTCAGTGCATTAGTACTTACGCTTATGGTTAATGCTAGACACTTATTTTATGGGCTTTCTCTATTAGAAAAATACAGCGGCGTTGGGAGAAAGAAAGGCTACTTAATCTATGGTCTTTGCGACGAATCATTCTCCATCAGTCAGGCAACGGATGTACCTAAAGGAATTGATAAAGGCTGGTTTTTCTTTTTTATTACGCTGTTGAATCACTGCTACTGGGTACTCGGCTCAGCACTTGGCAGTATCTTTGGCTCGTTTATTACGTTCAGCACGGAAGGAATTGAATTCGTCATGACCGCGCTGTTTGTCGTCATTTTTATGGAGCAATGGAAAAAAGGCAAGCAGTACCACAGCGCACTGATCGGAATTGGTTTTTCGAGCGTAAGCCTGTTTGTTTTTGGCCCAAATAGCTTTATTATTCCAGCTATGATTTTGATACTAGCGGTATTAACGCTCATTCGCAAGCCTGTTCAAAAAGCAGAGGTGACAATGTAATATGACTATTACCCAGCAAGTTATCATGATTATAATGGTTGTTCTCGGAACGATGATTACGCGCTTTTTACCATTTTTACTTTTTCCAGCCAATAAGCCAACCCCTAAGTATGTTCAGTATCTCGGAGTTGTTCTACCGGCAGCGGTCATCGGATTGTTGGTTGTGTATTCGTTAAAGGATATCAGCTTTATTTCAGGAAGTCATGGGTTACCTGAAATGCTAGCAGTTGGCTTTGTGGTACTGCTTCATGCATGGAGAGGAAGCATGCTGCTTTCGATTGGAGGAGGAACGCTTTTATATATGGGATTGATTCAGCTGGTGTTTTGAAAGGCGCCAGTTTTGTGTCATTTTTTTGATATGAGGCTCCACTTTTTGTTCATTATGGTAGAGATAAATAAAAAGATAAATTAATTAATAGTTCAGCATTTTTGTGCGCTGTCGTAGAATAGAGAAAAGCAACTATTACAAACAATGGAGAAAGAATATGAACCATAAATTTGAAAAGCTATTTAACTTTCGAGATGTTGGCGGAGTGATGACAGAGAATGGCGAAAAGCTTAAAGAAGGAGTTTTGTTTCGCTCAGAAGATCTATCAAAGCTAACGAAACAAGATATTGAGACCTTTCGTCAGCTGAATATTAAAGCACTTTGTGATTTAAGAATGCCATCTGAACAAAAATCAAAGGTTAGTCGAGTGGGACCAGGCCCTGGTATGGAGCTATTATCGGTATCTATCCATGACAAGAGCCAAGAGTTTACCCATCTTGAGTTTTTTAAGTTTCTTGTGAGCAAGTCGACTAGCGTTGATTTCGAAAAAATCATGAGAGATATGTATGAGCACATGGCTTTTGGCTGTCATGACGAAATAAAAGAAATTATTTGCTTCTTATCTCATACAAGTCGGATACCTGCTCTTATTCATTGTACGGGTGGTAAGGATCGAACCGGGTTTATTGCGGCTATTATTCAACTATATTTGGGCGTTTCATATGAAACAGTAATAGCTGAATACTTAAAGTCAAATGAGTTAATTGCAGAAAAAATGAAAAGAACTGAGTCGTTTATTCGATGGATGAGCTTATTTCGAATTTCCCCTGAGCAAATCAGGCCCGTTCTGGAAGTGCGTCGTGAGTACTTGGAAGATGTTTATCAAAAAATCATGAAGCAGTACGGAGATATTGAAACGTATTTAAAAGAAGGGTGCGATATTCCGAGAAGTTGTTTAGAAGAGCTGAAAAGAAAGTTTCTTTCATCCAGCGAAGGCCAATAACAAAGCAAAAAGAAGCCGAACTCCATTTGAGTTCGGCTTCTTGTGATTTCTATTACTGTTCAAGCTCTACTTTTTCGTTGACGGCTTGTGGCTTAAACGCAGAAATTAGGATCACAATTCCGCTGATGATTCCAATCCATACAAGTATGGATAGTGGACCATCCCACGTGATGCTCTTTCCAAAAAAGAAGAGATCTCGTAACCCTTCAATCATGAATCGCATTGGCAACCATGAATAAATCCAGTCTCTGTAAAAAGAAGACATCATTTCTGGAGGCAGTGAAAGCAAAGGTGCTCCAAAGAAAAGCATTAGGGCAAATAAGGGTATTCCTTTTATGCCTACTAGTGAAAGAACGGCCGAAATCATTAAAATGAAACTAAAGGACGTAATCGTTAAGAATAAGGCTGCGTCTGTAAACTGTGGAATATGGAAACCAACCATGTGAGCAGCTAACCAGGTTAAGCTAAATCCAATTACAAGTGCTATGAAAGCGCCCATGAATAGTTGGATTAATTTAGCTTTTACAACATCTTTACGGTTTCTAGCCTTTAATTTACGAGTTGCGATGAAAAGAATAGCGGCACTTGCTAGGCAAGCAATCCATAAGGGTTGAAACAAAGAGATTGGAGAATTGCCGTTTGCGCTATTTTTGCCGGTTTCGTGAACATTTTTCATCGTTTTACCAATCGGGTTCGCGAACAGTTCAACTTGCTTTGGCGTTAACGTTGCCCCTTGTTTTTCTAATTCAGTAATGAGCTGAGTGCGTACAGTTGTGTTTATCTGATCAACTACATTGTTTACTATTTGTCCTGCAGCTGTGGATGCCATCGTGTTCATCCCTTGATTAATAAAAACCTCTAATTTAGCTGTTTCCGGGGCAGGTGTCTTGAAAGAAGCTTGCTTTGCGCTGAAGTCTTTAGGAATGACGAGTGCTGCGTAATAGTCTCGATTTTCCAATCCTTTTTGCATATCATTTTCATTTTCTTCAACAATCCACTTCACAGCCGGTTCACTTTCAGCTGTAGCTTTTGAGCTTTTTATCACCATGTCTACAACTTTCTGTCCCATATTTACCTCGGGTTGATTAGGGAGCTGAATTCCTTCATCTGCGTTCACAATCGCGATCGGTAAGTTCTTAAGTTCAGGCTGAACGGATGGATATAATGTTTGTAAAAAAATAAAGATAATGCCAAACACAATAAGAGGTGAAAATAAGAGCAGTTTGTTCTTAAACATGTTTCTTCCTCCTTACACTTTTGATAAAATAATGAACAACCTGTTGTTTATTATGATTCTATTCGAATTCTATACTTTGTATGAGGCGTCATCAATAATCAAAATTCAAGGATGTGTTGGTTACGGGACACTACTTAGCAATCTGTTGGATAAAATAAAGGGGGACATACGATGAAAAATCAGCATTTGGACTTACGAATTGTTCGGACAAGAGAATCTATCAAAAATGCATTCATTGAATTGATTGAGGAAAAAGGGTTCGACGCTATTTCAGTGAAAGATATCACAACGAGAGCCAACATCAATCGAGGCACATTCTATGCGCATTATGAGGATAAATTTGATTTAATGAAGAAATGTGAAGATGAAGTAATGCTAGAGCTTTCAACTATTGTAAAAGAGAACTTCCCAAGCGTTGTTGCTTCTCTAGAGAAAGATTCACCAATAGCAGTTCCGTCTACCATTGCAATCGTAATCTTTGAATATCTAAACAAAAACAGTAGTTTCATGAGAGCGTTATTAGGTCCAAACGGAGATTTATCTTTTCAGACGAGGTTAAAAAAGTTTATGTGGAAAGAAATCTTTGAAAATGAAGCCTTTGACTTTGTTCGGAAAGAAAATTTTCTTGTTCCAGGAGACTACTTGGCTTCTTACATAGCTTCTGCGCATATTGGAGTAATCCAACAGTGGCTTAATAGCGGCCGAAAAGAATCGCCAGAAGAAATGGCTAAAATCTTTTCAATCATTACTTTTAACGGTCCTTTTTTTGCTGCTGGTTTGAAAAAATAAGGTGCCAGAAGGTCTATCTAAGAAGGATCTTCATCTCAAAAAAGCTAAACTGCTGTTAGTTTAGCCTTTTTTTAAAAGATGTTTAATCGGTTAGCCGAAAGATGCAACCCCTCTTTCAAAAGCAGCTAAATGATTGACAGATGCGTTTCGTAGCTGTGAAAAGACCGTTCGTGCATCACTTGGAATATCGTATGTTAAAAAGCGTTCGTACATCTTAATATTATCAATCTCTGCTTGAACACCTGCTGAATATGCAGCTTTGAGGTTTGCTGGAGTTTTGACAAGGTCTTGAGAAGTATCATCAGGAATCGGTGCTTGGTAGCGATCAAATAGTGGCAGTAGTGCATCAATATGGCGTAGTTCCGCTTCCTTGATTTGAACGAATGTTCGTACGGGCCCAAACGTTTGAATAACGTTATTATATCTAGACTGAGCTAGGTACTCGTCTTGAAGTGCATATGTCAGCATTTCTGATAACGATAGCGATGGTGCATTTAATGCCCCTTTAGCACCGTAATTATCAAGCTGCCTTTGAGACGAAGAGGGCTTTGGGTTTTTCATAAAATATAAGAACCATACGGCGTGATTCTGCTCATCTGAGGCTGCTCGTCGAAAACGATCTTTTATCGTAAGGTCTTGCGCTTTGTCTGAAATATCTAAGTAAGAATCCACAGCTTCTTGCTCGTCTTTAAACGCAAACTCAATGCCATCTTTATAATTGTTGGGACATTGTTCAGTGATTTGATAAGAGGGCTGTCTTCCAGCTAACGCTATATAAATTCTGGTGAACTCTTCAAGGTGTCGTTTTTCATCTTTTTGAATTTCACGTATTTTGTTGCGCTCTTCTTTTGTCGGTGCTAGGTTAGCTAACTTTTCGTAGCACGAAATAGCACTATACTCTGCATTGATAGCTTTTTGAATATCGCTTAAAAGCTTTGTATCTGAGGTGTTTCGATAAAAATCATGAAAGTATGAATACATAGATTGTCCTCCTTGTATTTGCAATTCATACATTTTATGTATGTAAAGCGGGCTAGTGTGCATGACTATGTTCTAAGACGTAATGATTAGTTAATTCGTATGATGTTTTTTTCTAATGCTTAATGCCTTTTTCCTGTTTTTACATATCATCCATAATTTTCAATTTATGAATGATATACTTTTTAAGTTAAGAAAAAACGGACGAGTGAGGCGAACAAGATGAAGAAATGGTTACTTGTAACAGCTGCAAGCTTACTACTAGCAGCTTGCGGTAAAGACGAGAGTGCAGAACAAGCGAAAGAAACAGCGGCTGCGGAAGAGCAAAAGAATGAAGAAAAAATAGAAAAAGAAGCTGAAAAGGAAAATTCAAAAGAAGAAACCTCAAAAGTGGAACTATCCCAAGAAGAGATGGACCAGCTTCGAATCCCAACGGTTTCAATTGATTCACCATATTACGAAAAAGATCTTACAGAACAAGAACTAGTTGAAAACTATATGGACGAGACGGGAAGGATTTACTTTAGCTTAACGGAAGAGCCAATCCGAACAATTGTCAGCAGTACGTCATCTTCAAAGATTTCAAACATCACAAACTACAGTGATGTGTTTATTAATCCAGAAAGCCAACAAGCATATCAGCTTCAAAATCAAGCCGAAAGGGATCAAATCTATAAATTAATTTTAGCCAATCAGCCAACGCAGCTTAAAGGCACGGATCCTTCTGAATATAGGTCATGGGAACAAGCGACGAACTTAGAGCGAGGCATGATGCAGATGCTTTATTTAGTCGGACCGACAATGAATGATATTAAAACTACGATGGACCGTGACTTATATGATCACCCGGCGTTTGTAGTAGGACAAGAAGAGCTAGAAAAATTAGGTGCACCGCTTGTTTTTGTACCGGCTCCGCAAACTCCGCTAGACTATGAGCTTTTTGAAAACATGAAAATGGTTCAAGCAATGTGGGGACAGGTAGGTAAATTTGAGAATCCTGCTGAAAATAAAGCGGAATTTGAAAAGGTATATGCTCAAGCTAGACAAGAAACGAACAATTTATTCGCGCGCATTAACTATGCGTTAACGGAAGACGGCTTTGGTGAATAAGCAAATTTGATTTATCAAAAACAAAAGCTGAACCTCATGTAGGCTCAGCTTTTTGTGTTGACACTTTTTAAGTAAAGCAAAGATTACTTAATGGAAAAACCTTCGTCTTCTTTCATGCCAGTTCGATCTTTGAACTCATCAAGCAGATCGCGTACTTCATCAGTTGTTTCTGTGCTCATCAGTAAGTTTCGTAACTCACTTGCACCTCGGAATCCACGAACGTAGATTTTGAAGAAGCGACGAAGCGGTTTAAATGGACGTGGCTCTAATTCTTTCGAATATTTATCGTGAAGATCTAGCTGCAAACGAAGAAGGTCTAATAGCTCTTCGCTTGTATGCTCTTTCTTTTCTTTTTCGAACGCGAATGGATTATGGAAGATTCCGCGTCCAATCATAACTCCATCAATACCGTACTTCTCCGCAAGCTCCAAGCCTTGTTGACGGTCAGCAATGTCACCGTTAATCGTAAGAAGCGTATGAGGCGCAATTTCATCACGAAGTTTTTTGATTTCTGGGATCAGCTCCCAGTGTGCGTCCACGTCACTCATTTCTTTTTTCGTACGAAGGTGGATAGATAGGTTAACGATATCTTGTTCTAAAATATGCTTTAACCAGTCGTACCACTCGTCGACTTTTGTATAGCCAAGGCGCGTTTTTACGCTGACAGGAAGTCCGCCAGCTTTAGCCGCTTGGATAATCTCTGCCGCAACGTCTGGACGACGAATTAAGCCAGATCCTTTTCCGTTTCCTGCAACGTTTTGTACAGGACAGCCCATATTAATATCGATGCCGCGGAAGCCCATTTCAGCCATGCCGATACTCATTTGACGGAAGTATTCAGGCTTGTCTCCCCAAATATGCGCAACGATTGGCTGCTCATCTTCAGTGAACGTTAGACGTCCTTTTACGCTATCTTTTCCTTTCGGATGGCAGTAGCTTTCCGTATTCGTAAACTCTGTAAAAAACACATCAGGTCGAGCTGCTTCTGTCACCACGTGACGGAAAACAACGTCCGTTACGGCTTCCATTGGCGCCAAAATAAAGAACGGACGAGGCAGCTCATGCCAAAAATTATCTTTCATTTTATATCTAAACCCTTTCCTTAAAGGGAAACGTGTTCCCGAAATTAAAAAGTGAAATGATTGTTAGAGAGCTGATTTCTACTATAGAAGAAATTCAACACTATATACTTTAATAGTATTAAATAAAAAGTGCAAGGGAACGGGGTATCTTGTTGTGCTGGAAATTGTTATTTAAATCGTTTTGTGGTTCTGATGAAAAGGAAAATGATTGAATTCCCTATAAATATTTTATAAAATTAAATAGCGCACAATTTTTATAAAGGGGGAAGCGAATGTGGAGACTTTGTACGACTTGACGGTAAAAAAGACAAATGGCGAAGAACAAGCATTAAAGAAGTATGAAGGCAAAGTAGTGCTCATTGTGAACACGGCTAGTCACTGCGGTTTGGCAGGTCAGTTTAAAGAACTACAAGAGCTATATGACAAATACAACGAACAAGGCTTAGAAATCTTAGGTTTTCCATGCGGTCAATTTAACAACCAAGAGTTCGATAATATTAATGAAACAACGCAGTTCTGCCAGCTGAATTACGGCGTAACTTTCCCGATGTTTGCGAAGGTTGATGTGAACGGAGAGAATGAAGACCCGCTGTTTACGTTTTTAAAGAATCAAAAAAAGGGTCTCCTATCTAAAAACATCAAGTGGAACTTTACAAAGTTTCTTGTTGATAAGAAAGGCCGTGTCTTAGAGCGCTATGCGCCAACTGTGGAGCCGAAAAAGATTGAGAAAGAAATTGTGAAGCAGTTAGCGCTGTAGAGAAAGATTAAAAGGAGCTTAGGTATCTAAGCTCCTAAAATATTACTGTCCGTCCGTAAGAGGATATAGCTCATACTCCCACTGATGCGTACATTCCTCTAACATATAATATCCGCGTTCTTCGTTGCGTACAATCCGGGAGCACTGCTGTCTGGGTATTGGCCCTTCGTCACCATCGCTTACAACATCAATCCAACGCTGACCGGCTTTTTTATCATACCGGGTGATGAAATCCATCCCGTTAATGGTTATTGTCTCTCCGTCACTGTTGCTTTTTGCTTTCAGTATGAAATTCTCTATTTCTTTTGTACTGACTGACGATGAAGAAGAGGCTAAATACACATCTTTTGCTCCTTTCCATGAGTTAAACCGGACAATATCTTTGGAAACCCATGTTGGATTATGGGCTCCTAATGCTGCCTTAGCTCCTTCTTCAACAGGATATTCGGGTCCTCTCACCATAAATTCCACCGATTGATTGTCGAGAAGCTTACCAATTACTCCAAATCGTGTTTTATAAAAGTGATAAAAATACGTTGTCTCACCTAGAGTAACGTGACGATACTCAATTACAAGAGATTGTTTGTGACTGGGAGAATCAATCTTTGTATAGTCATAATCCATGAACAAGACCATAAACCCATGTATAAATAAGGCCGGAATTCCAACGATTAGTCCTAAACCAACCCACAGCTTTTTGTTAACAAAAAACAGCACGATGATATTGATGACTAAAGGAATGAGATAACCTGTGGGTTTTAAAAAGAGCAAAAAATAGCCTGATAGATGCATAGATGTTAGTCCTAAGTCCATTACGAACAGAAAAATCAGTAGCCATTTCGCTTTTATCATTTTGTTTCCTCGTTTCCATGTATGAAATGCATTAAAACATTTAGAATGATTTTAGCATAGGATTAACAAATTGTGGGAAGTTGTTTGAGGGTAAAGAGGTTGATGATAGTTTATAAGATAGATACTTTAACTCTTACTGTTTACCAAAAACCCCTTGATCCACCCCGTCCAAACCC from Bacillus sp. 1780r2a1 encodes the following:
- a CDS encoding DUF2202 domain-containing protein: MYSYFHDFYRNTSDTKLLSDIQKAINAEYSAISCYEKLANLAPTKEERNKIREIQKDEKRHLEEFTRIYIALAGRQPSYQITEQCPNNYKDGIEFAFKDEQEAVDSYLDISDKAQDLTIKDRFRRAASDEQNHAVWFLYFMKNPKPSSSQRQLDNYGAKGALNAPSLSLSEMLTYALQDEYLAQSRYNNVIQTFGPVRTFVQIKEAELRHIDALLPLFDRYQAPIPDDTSQDLVKTPANLKAAYSAGVQAEIDNIKMYERFLTYDIPSDARTVFSQLRNASVNHLAAFERGVASFG
- a CDS encoding tRNA-dihydrouridine synthase, producing MKDNFWHELPRPFFILAPMEAVTDVVFRHVVTEAARPDVFFTEFTNTESYCHPKGKDSVKGRLTFTEDEQPIVAHIWGDKPEYFRQMSIGMAEMGFRGIDINMGCPVQNVAGNGKGSGLIRRPDVAAEIIQAAKAGGLPVSVKTRLGYTKVDEWYDWLKHILEQDIVNLSIHLRTKKEMSDVDAHWELIPEIKKLRDEIAPHTLLTINGDIADRQQGLELAEKYGIDGVMIGRGIFHNPFAFEKEKKEHTSEELLDLLRLQLDLHDKYSKELEPRPFKPLRRFFKIYVRGFRGASELRNLLMSTETTDEVRDLLDEFKDRTGMKEDEGFSIK
- a CDS encoding glutathione peroxidase — encoded protein: METLYDLTVKKTNGEEQALKKYEGKVVLIVNTASHCGLAGQFKELQELYDKYNEQGLEILGFPCGQFNNQEFDNINETTQFCQLNYGVTFPMFAKVDVNGENEDPLFTFLKNQKKGLLSKNIKWNFTKFLVDKKGRVLERYAPTVEPKKIEKEIVKQLAL